One part of the Humulus lupulus chromosome 9, drHumLupu1.1, whole genome shotgun sequence genome encodes these proteins:
- the LOC133800297 gene encoding uncharacterized protein LOC133800297, which translates to MAKLEEERSGRKMAEANRDVLVEAIKRLETELAEAKKRVSAVKEKLVSTVGLEVERDKLKADLVDMTNKWMEKSQFCVQHEARMEKLSNMMRDLEEDIVSLQTDKETLEKEKKELEQRANILEASAAEAKKQKLEADLLLGKKLKEAEERAAEAAVEATRQRIRDREITERKLARVAEVDTAKYLDLALLNKKQTPEEKWAKLEMYCKNVDVKIGEYDVDKYLNELGDLQISYPPCHLEKLKLRGDTLGSMYNANGEAVEDTVANVASDQKASGSASVAEGKSEGERGAVE; encoded by the exons ATGGCGAAATTAGAAGAAGAGCGGTCAGGGAGAAAGATGGCTGAGGCGAACCGAGATGTGCTGGTGGAGGCCATCAAGAGGTTAGAAACAGAGTTGGCAGAGGCGAAAAAGAGGGTGTCCGCCGTGAAGGAGAAGCTGGTAAGCACTGTCGGGCTTGAAGTAGAGCGAGACAAACTGAAAGCTGACTTGGTGGATATGACCAATAAGTGGATGGAGAAAAGCCAATTCTGCGTTCAGCATGAAGCCCGCATGGAGAAGCTTAGCAATATGATGAGAGACCTTGAAGAAGATATTGTGTCATTGCAGACTGATAAGGAGACCTTAGAGAAGGAGAAAAAAGAGCTGGAGCAAAGGGCGAACATTCTTGAGGCCAGCGCAGCGGAGGCCAAGAAGCAGAAGTTGGAGGCTGATCTCCTCTTAGGGAAAAAGTTGAAAGAAGCAGAAGAG agGGCAGCAGAGGCAGCTGTTGAAGCCACTAGGCAGCGTATTCGAGATCGAGAGATCACCGAACGCAAGCTTGCGAGAGTGGCTGAGGTAGATACCGCCAAGTATCTGGATTTGGCATTACTTAATAAGAAGCAGACCCCAGAGGAGAAATGGGCAAAACTAGAGATGTATTGTAAGAACGTTGATGTAAAGATAGGAGAGTATGACGTCGACAAGTATTTGAACGAGCTTGGGGATTTGCAGATTTCTTATCCGCCGTGTCATCTGGAGAAGTTGAAGCTGAGGGGCGATACACTGGGATCGATGTATAATGCCAACGGAGAAGCCGTTGAAGATACTGTTGCCAACGTGGCTTCTGATCAAAAAGCATCAGGCTCTGCCTCTGTAGCTGAGGGCAAGTCAGAGGGTGAAAGAGGTGCCGTAGAATGA